The following proteins come from a genomic window of Anaerobutyricum hallii:
- a CDS encoding bifunctional folylpolyglutamate synthase/dihydrofolate synthase — MMTYSEMERELNEIPKFGAKASLSNLSAYLELANHPERNLRVIHIAGTNGKGSVSAYIDSILRQAGYTTALFTSPHLIKINERFRINFKECSDEELIKAWCSVKDYMVKGEEKGLQPLTFFEILFFMGMLIFSQKSVDYCILETGLGGRLDATVLSNPVLSVITSISYDHTEILGDTIEKIAAEKAGIIKEGIPVVAIDEENGAFSVIERTAKEKNAPVYGLKSQELTILKKCENTIDFSINSRYYKISNLKIKSYASYQVQNAALAVLAVKVLLPEVSQDVIREGIVKMYWPGRMEEIAENVYVDGAHNPGAVHQIYNSLTDSDKEWLLLFAVCSDKDYSEMIRVLGRLPWKRIYITKIDSARGADTAAVKQCFKEETAGCPIYEYDNAKTAFETALKDREYENLLCLGSLYLAGEIKDFATTIF, encoded by the coding sequence ATGATGACATACAGCGAAATGGAACGGGAACTCAACGAGATTCCGAAGTTCGGTGCAAAAGCAAGCCTGTCTAATCTTTCCGCTTATCTTGAACTGGCGAATCACCCGGAAAGGAATCTCCGGGTGATTCATATTGCAGGGACAAATGGTAAGGGCTCCGTCAGTGCGTATATTGATTCGATTTTACGGCAGGCAGGGTATACGACTGCATTATTTACTTCGCCTCATTTGATAAAAATTAATGAAAGATTTCGTATTAATTTTAAAGAATGTTCCGATGAAGAGCTGATCAAAGCCTGGTGCAGCGTAAAAGACTATATGGTGAAGGGCGAGGAGAAAGGTTTGCAGCCGCTTACGTTCTTTGAAATACTTTTTTTTATGGGGATGCTTATTTTTTCACAAAAATCAGTAGATTATTGTATTTTGGAGACAGGACTTGGAGGAAGACTGGATGCAACCGTTCTTTCAAATCCGGTACTTTCTGTCATAACTTCCATTAGTTATGATCACACAGAGATTCTTGGCGATACAATAGAGAAGATTGCAGCGGAAAAAGCAGGAATCATAAAAGAGGGGATTCCGGTTGTCGCAATTGATGAAGAAAATGGTGCGTTTTCAGTGATCGAAAGAACTGCGAAAGAAAAAAATGCGCCTGTTTATGGGCTGAAATCGCAAGAGCTTACAATTTTAAAAAAATGTGAGAATACGATTGATTTTTCTATCAATAGCCGTTATTATAAGATAAGCAACTTGAAAATAAAAAGTTATGCTTCCTATCAGGTGCAGAATGCTGCCTTAGCGGTACTTGCCGTAAAGGTTCTTTTACCGGAAGTATCACAGGATGTGATAAGAGAAGGAATTGTAAAGATGTACTGGCCTGGAAGGATGGAAGAGATTGCAGAGAATGTTTATGTGGATGGGGCACATAATCCGGGAGCGGTTCATCAGATTTATAACAGTTTGACTGATTCTGATAAAGAGTGGCTCTTATTATTTGCAGTTTGTTCAGATAAAGATTATTCTGAGATGATTCGTGTACTAGGCAGGCTTCCCTGGAAGAGAATATACATTACAAAGATTGACAGCGCAAGAGGAGCGGATACTGCTGCAGTAAAACAGTGTTTTAAAGAAGAGACAGCAGGGTGTCCGATATACGAATACGATAATGCAAAGACAGCATTTGAGACAGCTTTAAAGGATAGAGAATATGAGAATCTTTTATGTCTCGGATCACTGTATTTGGCAGGAGAGATTAAAGATTTTGCGACAACAATTTTTTGA
- a CDS encoding valine--tRNA ligase: MATEMNKTYNPSEIEDRLYKKWMDKKYFHAEVDRSKKPFTIVMPPPNITGQLHMGHALDNTLQDILIRFKRMQGYNALWQPGTDHASIATEVKVTNKLKEEGIDKEELGREGFLKRTWEWKEEYGGRIVSQLKKLGSSADWDRERFTMDEGCSKAVQEVFIRLYEKGYIYQGSRIINWCPVCQTSISDAEVEYEDQAGHFWHINYPIVGTDKCIEIATTRPETMLGDTAIAVHPDDERYKDLVGKMVLLPIVNKEIPIVADSYVDKEFGTGAVKITPAHDPNDFEVGKRHNLEEINILNDDGTINENGGKFAGMDRYEARKAIVKELEEEGYLVRIEAHEHNVGTHDRCHTTVEPMVKKQWFVKMSEMAKPAIEAVKNGDLRFVPGHFDRTYLHWLENIRDWCISRQLWWGHRIPAYYCDECGEIVVAKEMPSVCPKCGCTHFTQDEDTLDTWFSSALWPFSTLGWPEKTEDLDYFYPTNVLVTGYDIIFFWVIRMVFSGYEQTGKCPFSDVLIHGLVRDEQGRKMSKSLGNGIDPLEIIEQYGADALRLTLVTGNAPGNDMRYSEKKIIASRNFANKVWNASRFMLMNIEKADLSNVSLADLTPADKWILSKANSLVKEVTDNMEKYDFGVAVAKLNDFIWEEFCDWYIEMVKPRLYNEEDTTKAAALFTLKKVLTISLKLLHPYMPFITEEIFCSLQDEEESIMVSEWPVFEEEFDFKAEENEVEMIKNAVRNIRNLRADMNVPPSKKASVYVVSEKEEVRRVFEDSKVFFATLGYASEVHVQADKAGIAEDAVSTVIPDAVIYMPFAELVDVEKEIARLEKEAGRLEGEIKRAKGMLSNEKFVSKAPAAKVEAEKEKLEKYTAMAAQVAERLSQLKK; encoded by the coding sequence ATGGCAACAGAAATGAACAAAACCTACAATCCATCAGAGATTGAGGACAGACTTTATAAAAAATGGATGGATAAGAAGTATTTCCATGCAGAAGTAGATCGCAGCAAGAAACCATTTACAATTGTAATGCCGCCGCCAAATATTACAGGACAGCTGCATATGGGGCATGCGTTAGATAATACACTGCAGGATATTCTCATTCGATTTAAGAGAATGCAGGGATATAATGCTTTATGGCAGCCAGGAACAGACCATGCAAGTATCGCAACCGAGGTAAAGGTTACAAACAAATTAAAAGAAGAAGGCATTGATAAAGAAGAACTTGGACGTGAAGGATTCTTAAAGCGTACCTGGGAGTGGAAAGAAGAGTACGGCGGACGTATTGTCAGCCAGTTAAAGAAGCTTGGTTCTTCCGCTGATTGGGACAGAGAACGTTTTACAATGGATGAAGGCTGTTCTAAAGCAGTACAGGAAGTATTTATCCGCCTTTACGAAAAGGGATATATTTATCAGGGCTCAAGAATTATCAACTGGTGTCCGGTATGTCAGACATCTATTTCTGATGCAGAGGTAGAATACGAGGATCAGGCAGGACATTTCTGGCATATTAACTATCCAATCGTTGGAACAGATAAATGTATTGAGATCGCAACAACCCGTCCGGAGACAATGCTTGGAGATACTGCGATCGCTGTACATCCAGATGATGAGAGATATAAAGATTTAGTTGGAAAGATGGTACTTCTTCCAATCGTAAATAAAGAGATTCCGATCGTTGCGGATTCCTATGTAGATAAAGAATTTGGTACAGGTGCAGTAAAAATCACACCAGCACATGATCCTAACGACTTTGAAGTTGGAAAGCGTCACAACTTAGAAGAAATCAATATTTTAAATGATGATGGAACAATTAACGAAAATGGTGGAAAGTTCGCAGGAATGGATCGTTACGAGGCAAGAAAGGCTATCGTAAAAGAGTTAGAAGAAGAAGGATATCTTGTACGTATTGAAGCGCATGAACATAACGTAGGAACTCATGACCGCTGTCATACTACAGTGGAACCAATGGTGAAAAAACAGTGGTTTGTAAAGATGAGCGAGATGGCAAAGCCTGCGATCGAAGCAGTAAAGAACGGAGATCTTCGTTTTGTACCGGGCCATTTTGACCGTACGTATCTGCACTGGTTAGAGAATATTCGTGACTGGTGTATTTCAAGACAGTTATGGTGGGGACACAGAATTCCTGCATATTACTGTGACGAATGTGGAGAGATTGTTGTAGCAAAAGAAATGCCATCCGTATGTCCAAAGTGTGGATGTACTCATTTTACACAGGATGAGGATACATTAGATACATGGTTTAGTTCTGCTTTATGGCCATTTTCCACATTAGGCTGGCCGGAAAAGACAGAAGATCTTGATTATTTCTATCCTACAAATGTTCTTGTAACAGGATACGATATCATTTTCTTCTGGGTAATCCGTATGGTATTCTCAGGATATGAACAGACAGGCAAATGTCCATTTAGTGATGTACTTATTCATGGTCTGGTTCGTGATGAACAGGGCCGTAAGATGAGTAAGTCTCTTGGGAATGGTATCGACCCATTAGAGATCATTGAGCAGTACGGCGCCGATGCACTTCGTCTTACATTAGTAACAGGTAATGCTCCGGGTAATGATATGCGTTATTCAGAGAAGAAGATTATTGCAAGCAGAAACTTTGCCAATAAAGTATGGAATGCTTCCAGATTCATGTTAATGAATATTGAAAAAGCGGACTTAAGCAACGTATCTCTTGCGGACCTGACACCGGCTGATAAATGGATTTTATCCAAAGCGAATTCTCTTGTAAAAGAAGTGACAGACAATATGGAAAAATACGATTTCGGTGTTGCTGTTGCCAAGTTAAATGACTTTATCTGGGAAGAGTTCTGTGACTGGTATATCGAGATGGTAAAACCAAGACTCTATAATGAGGAAGATACAACAAAAGCAGCAGCACTCTTTACATTAAAGAAAGTGTTAACGATTTCTCTGAAGTTGTTACATCCATATATGCCTTTTATCACAGAAGAAATCTTCTGCAGTCTTCAGGATGAAGAAGAGTCCATTATGGTTTCTGAATGGCCTGTTTTTGAAGAAGAGTTTGACTTCAAGGCTGAAGAAAATGAAGTAGAGATGATTAAGAATGCTGTAAGAAATATTCGTAATCTTCGCGCAGATATGAATGTACCACCGAGCAAGAAAGCAAGTGTCTATGTAGTATCTGAAAAAGAAGAAGTTCGCAGAGTATTTGAGGATTCTAAAGTATTTTTTGCAACACTTGGATATGCGAGTGAAGTTCATGTACAGGCAGATAAAGCAGGCATTGCAGAAGATGCAGTATCTACAGTAATCCCTGATGCAGTTATTTATATGCCATTTGCAGAACTTGTTGATGTTGAAAAAGAAATTGCCCGTCTTGAAAAAGAAGCAGGCCGTCTCGAAGGAGAAATTAAGCGTGCAAAGGGAATGCTTTCTAATGAAAAATTTGTAAGCAAAGCACCGGCAGCAAAGGTAGAGGCAGAAAAAGAAAAGTTAGAGAAGTATACTGCAATGGCAGCGCAGGTTGCGGAACGTCTTTCTCAGCTTAAGAAATAA
- a CDS encoding DUF5716 family protein — protein MEELDTKKYAGIDLGKTSVQFSIYREGQEEMSEESFPIAKEQQEAYIETGIHLVEEYMKEKEYQWSDYQAVHFSMQDPSEENRDKLKESVSEEFLKFHTVKVITHFRAFAEYVFHQERIMWDRNTLLLDYHDNQLSYVLIDQIRRSRQKAYRAVEKQIDLNEYRVVEGTPEQDANFGQMVKRFLVKNPANIIFLTGSGFEGNWMKKTLTYLCAGRRVFLGQNLYANGACLLGIHPIELMDEGMILMDGPDMVYHTVGVITTEAGKPQYVPITSIGREWYNTHGSVDIILDKSQRVDFFYHNTKENEIEGAACDIKGLPKRPPKTTRIRIEVRFTSSVEGVILLKDMGFGEMFPATGKITVFPFKLIS, from the coding sequence ATGGAAGAACTGGATACAAAAAAATATGCGGGAATTGATCTGGGGAAAACTTCTGTACAGTTTAGCATATACAGGGAAGGACAAGAAGAAATGTCCGAAGAAAGTTTCCCAATAGCAAAAGAGCAGCAAGAGGCATATATAGAGACAGGAATCCATCTGGTGGAAGAGTATATGAAGGAAAAAGAATATCAATGGTCTGATTATCAGGCGGTTCATTTTTCCATGCAAGATCCATCCGAAGAAAACAGAGATAAATTAAAAGAAAGTGTAAGTGAAGAGTTTTTAAAGTTTCATACAGTAAAGGTCATCACACATTTCAGAGCATTTGCAGAATATGTATTCCATCAGGAACGAATTATGTGGGATCGCAATACACTTTTATTAGATTATCATGATAACCAGTTGAGTTATGTATTGATCGATCAGATACGCCGTTCGAGACAGAAGGCCTATCGGGCAGTAGAAAAACAGATTGATCTTAATGAATATCGGGTAGTGGAAGGAACACCGGAACAGGATGCGAATTTTGGACAGATGGTGAAGCGTTTTCTTGTAAAGAACCCAGCCAATATTATTTTCCTTACGGGAAGTGGATTTGAAGGAAACTGGATGAAGAAAACGCTGACCTATCTTTGTGCCGGAAGAAGAGTATTTCTAGGACAGAATCTGTATGCGAATGGAGCCTGTCTTCTGGGAATCCACCCGATCGAGCTTATGGATGAGGGAATGATTCTCATGGATGGACCGGATATGGTCTACCATACAGTGGGAGTGATTACAACAGAGGCAGGGAAGCCTCAGTATGTACCGATAACATCCATAGGAAGAGAGTGGTATAATACGCATGGCAGTGTGGACATTATTCTTGATAAAAGCCAGCGGGTAGATTTTTTCTATCATAATACGAAGGAAAATGAAATCGAGGGAGCTGCCTGTGATATAAAAGGATTGCCGAAACGTCCGCCTAAAACGACGAGAATCCGCATAGAAGTTCGGTTTACTTCTTCGGTTGAGGGAGTGATTTTACTGAAAGATATGGGGTTTGGGGAAATGTTTCCGGCAACAGGAAAGATTACAGTCTTTCCATTTAAATTAATTTCGTAA
- a CDS encoding DUF5717 family protein: MKEEINIINQVNNDTTPIVSLSITSLDIEVEEGRVYKDSFFIESENKIPIEGYVCTTSDKMAVEVERLAGIRQEIPFYFKGKLATADSSFEGDIVLITNGGEYTIPYSVKVIHKYIETSKGRISTMEEFVDIYRENRKEAMELFFLPNFEKVFLEHLPEQKSLYHSLMKSRSRSLILEEFLTAAGYKEPTFLEVSGEKIVMEESDTQTTLSIALTSAGYVEGRIYSEKGQVQPSVSRFSSDDFTEGTFSFTIEKKQNLRNGSDVIRIDTVRQDIKIPVEWWTESSALIKDKEQKLLLKKKRAELMHNYLYFRTGSIGFEDFAEDSGQVLKELYRSTEENEWKLYRMHFLLMEEQQEEAKAAMEALEEIAQKGGFKPLEANYFLYLKAMYYRTPEVISKAVTGIREFYELSEYKAEALWMLIYLDREYVYNKRLQYDTIRQLFEDGNNSSLLYFEACDILNENPNYMEELGKFEISIFRWGVRYGYISLALSYQFARLALKMKFYNKAVFYIAQKLYGVEPDEQFLQVICSLLIKGNRTGKEYHEYFRLAVEANLKIIGLNEFFIRSMDFTTYDIIPQRVLIYFTYSNSLDYLEKAYLYSNVLRNKESYEEVYGAYYSKMLPFVEEQLLKGRINEHLAYLYTCFQKEVLEKPDNWKSVCDILFYHKLICNNPHISGVYVSCPETEQERYYPLSAGVSYVEVYNSRAVFYFVDNNEQRYVRDIAYQLKPFLSTEQFEKEWIRRNLSNKKILLMESEKMNEGIKEDGIAVLQQLTFNDDFVRWVQTEAVEKLLTYYENHQEKRSLARWLGKIDYSNISVEFRKTLMDYYMEVGMMEEAFFGIELYGCDIMGSAKILRLASFGAQYYQGKKDEETLSLAYAAFIRKKCNKDTLTYLMKHFQGETAVLLDIWERGRRFGLETADFERKILEQVMFTGNDTEGVFPVFESFYQTNEGDDLIDRYLEYASMKELESSMELNDFMHMAIGQEIVNGRMENRHSRIHFLYYFAGREEWYDTIKDTAVYIIEGFLQEKFYLPIYHAYAQWVHFPIYYRELTFLTYRGRAGQHVTLNYQIDGEQYSFRNLNLEEVLPGMYVCHMNFFQRDHVKYRLEADGKLVADENALEFETFEYEDGEESRFFTLNYLDTEEASLPELKEYLLKTFFADQCMKLL, translated from the coding sequence GTGAAAGAAGAAATTAATATAATAAACCAGGTGAATAACGATACAACGCCAATCGTAAGCCTTTCCATTACGAGTCTGGATATTGAGGTGGAAGAGGGACGAGTTTACAAAGATTCCTTTTTCATTGAGAGTGAGAATAAGATTCCGATAGAAGGATATGTATGTACAACCAGCGATAAGATGGCAGTAGAAGTAGAGCGGCTTGCGGGAATCCGTCAGGAGATTCCTTTTTATTTTAAAGGCAAGCTGGCGACGGCGGATAGCAGTTTTGAAGGAGACATAGTTCTCATTACTAATGGGGGCGAATATACGATTCCTTACTCTGTCAAGGTCATACATAAATATATAGAAACTTCAAAGGGAAGAATATCTACGATGGAAGAATTCGTAGATATTTATAGAGAGAATCGAAAAGAGGCGATGGAATTATTTTTCCTGCCGAATTTTGAAAAAGTATTTCTGGAACATCTTCCAGAACAAAAGAGCTTATATCACAGTCTCATGAAGAGCAGATCAAGAAGTCTTATCTTAGAAGAATTTCTTACAGCGGCAGGATATAAAGAACCGACGTTTCTTGAAGTATCTGGTGAAAAGATTGTAATGGAAGAGAGCGATACGCAGACTACTTTGTCAATAGCACTTACTTCAGCAGGGTATGTAGAAGGAAGAATTTACAGTGAAAAGGGACAGGTTCAGCCATCTGTGAGCCGTTTTTCCAGTGATGATTTTACAGAAGGAACGTTTTCATTTACGATAGAGAAGAAACAAAATCTTCGGAATGGAAGCGATGTTATACGAATCGATACAGTTCGGCAGGATATAAAGATTCCGGTTGAATGGTGGACAGAGTCTTCTGCTTTGATAAAGGATAAAGAACAGAAGCTTTTATTAAAGAAGAAGCGGGCGGAACTTATGCATAATTATCTGTATTTTAGGACAGGAAGTATTGGATTTGAAGATTTTGCGGAAGATTCCGGACAGGTTTTAAAAGAATTGTATCGTTCTACTGAAGAGAATGAATGGAAGCTTTACCGAATGCATTTCCTGTTAATGGAAGAACAGCAGGAAGAGGCGAAGGCGGCGATGGAAGCTTTAGAAGAGATTGCACAAAAAGGCGGTTTTAAACCGTTAGAAGCGAATTATTTTCTTTATCTTAAAGCAATGTATTACCGGACTCCGGAGGTGATCAGCAAGGCGGTTACCGGAATAAGAGAGTTTTACGAATTATCAGAATATAAGGCAGAGGCGCTGTGGATGCTCATTTATCTTGATAGAGAGTATGTGTATAATAAGCGGCTTCAGTATGATACGATACGACAATTATTTGAAGATGGAAATAATAGCAGCTTATTATACTTTGAAGCGTGTGATATTTTAAATGAGAATCCAAATTATATGGAAGAGCTTGGCAAGTTTGAAATCAGTATTTTCCGATGGGGAGTAAGATACGGCTATATTTCACTGGCGCTTTCCTATCAGTTTGCCCGGCTTGCTTTAAAGATGAAGTTTTATAATAAGGCAGTATTTTATATTGCACAGAAGTTATATGGTGTTGAACCGGATGAGCAGTTTTTACAGGTGATCTGTTCCCTTCTTATAAAGGGGAATCGAACAGGGAAGGAATACCATGAATACTTCCGTCTTGCAGTGGAGGCAAATCTTAAGATCATAGGATTGAATGAATTTTTTATCCGCAGTATGGATTTTACAACATATGATATTATTCCGCAGAGAGTGCTTATTTATTTTACCTATAGTAACAGCCTTGATTATCTGGAAAAGGCATATCTTTATAGTAATGTACTGCGTAATAAAGAAAGTTATGAAGAAGTGTACGGTGCATATTATTCTAAAATGCTTCCATTTGTGGAAGAACAGCTGTTAAAAGGAAGAATTAATGAACATCTGGCATATCTGTATACTTGTTTTCAAAAAGAAGTTCTTGAAAAGCCGGATAACTGGAAGTCAGTATGTGATATTTTATTTTATCATAAGCTGATCTGTAATAATCCGCATATCAGCGGTGTCTATGTTTCCTGTCCGGAAACAGAGCAGGAAAGATACTATCCACTTTCGGCGGGTGTAAGCTATGTGGAAGTATATAATAGCAGAGCCGTATTTTATTTTGTAGATAATAATGAGCAGCGATATGTCAGAGATATTGCATATCAGTTAAAGCCATTCTTATCAACAGAACAGTTTGAAAAAGAATGGATTCGCCGTAACCTTTCTAATAAGAAGATTTTATTAATGGAATCAGAGAAGATGAACGAGGGAATCAAAGAAGATGGCATAGCCGTTCTTCAGCAGCTTACATTTAACGATGATTTTGTACGCTGGGTTCAGACAGAGGCAGTTGAGAAGCTGCTTACCTATTATGAGAATCATCAGGAAAAGCGAAGTCTGGCCAGATGGCTTGGAAAGATTGATTACTCGAATATTTCTGTAGAATTTAGAAAGACATTAATGGATTATTATATGGAAGTCGGCATGATGGAGGAAGCTTTCTTTGGAATCGAATTATATGGATGTGATATAATGGGTTCCGCAAAGATTCTTCGTCTGGCATCCTTTGGTGCGCAATATTATCAGGGAAAGAAGGATGAGGAAACACTTTCCTTAGCGTATGCGGCATTTATTCGAAAGAAGTGTAACAAAGATACACTGACGTATCTGATGAAGCATTTTCAGGGTGAAACAGCAGTACTTTTGGATATTTGGGAAAGAGGCAGGCGCTTTGGCCTGGAAACGGCTGATTTTGAACGAAAGATTCTTGAACAGGTCATGTTTACCGGTAATGATACAGAAGGCGTATTTCCGGTATTTGAATCGTTCTATCAGACCAATGAGGGAGATGATCTGATTGACCGTTATCTGGAATATGCATCGATGAAAGAATTAGAAAGTTCTATGGAATTGAATGACTTTATGCATATGGCGATCGGTCAGGAGATTGTAAATGGCCGCATGGAAAACCGACATTCCAGAATTCATTTCCTGTATTATTTTGCCGGAAGAGAAGAATGGTATGATACCATTAAAGATACGGCAGTATACATTATAGAAGGCTTTTTGCAGGAAAAGTTTTATCTTCCGATTTATCATGCGTATGCGCAGTGGGTTCATTTTCCAATCTATTACAGAGAATTGACATTCCTGACATACAGAGGACGTGCGGGGCAGCATGTTACATTGAATTATCAGATTGATGGAGAACAATATTCTTTCCGTAATCTGAATTTGGAAGAAGTTCTTCCGGGAATGTATGTCTGTCATATGAATTTCTTCCAGAGAGATCATGTAAAGTATCGTCTAGAAGCAGACGGAAAGCTAGTTGCGGATGAGAATGCCCTGGAATTTGAAACATTTGAATATGAAGATGGAGAGGAAAGCCGTTTCTTTACATTGAATTATTTAGATACGGAAGAAGCATCACTGCCAGAGTTAAAAGAATATCTTTTAAAAACTTTTTTTGCAGACCAGTGTATGAAGCTTTTGTAG
- a CDS encoding sodium:proton antiporter — MKKLLTGLSAFLLFSPLHVFAADGALSDTALGTTLPLWSCIPFAGMLLSIAIFPLIKEEWWEKHKPWVVAFWSLLFLIPFAVIFGGHIALEHLIEVTLGDYLTFIVLLFGLFCVAGNISLQGDLTGNPKVNVVLLLIGTLLSSWIGTTGASMLMIRPIIRANKWRQRKVQIMVFFIFLISNIGGCLTPVGDPPLLMGFMNGVGFFWSLNLLPVMLLNVLILLTLFFLIDTKAYKKDIADGFKPEIRPESERVKLHLDGAHNIAFMLIIVAAVILSGVLPTTFPVFSEGLTIMGVTLSYASIIEIIMILASAYLSFKTTKKEIRDSNHFTWDAIEEVAILFIGIFITMIPALLILKARGADLGLTQPWQFFWITGALSSFLDNTPTYLVFFTTAASLGFTSGVQTLTSFIPKAVLMAISCGAVFMGANTYIGNAPNFMVRSIAEENGIKMPSFFGYMFWSLSCLIPVFLIDMLIFFL, encoded by the coding sequence ATGAAAAAACTATTGACCGGACTTTCTGCTTTTCTGCTGTTTAGTCCACTCCATGTATTTGCTGCTGACGGAGCGCTCTCTGATACTGCACTTGGAACTACACTTCCTCTTTGGAGTTGTATTCCTTTTGCTGGAATGCTCCTGAGTATTGCCATATTTCCTCTGATAAAAGAAGAATGGTGGGAAAAGCATAAACCCTGGGTCGTTGCTTTCTGGTCTCTTTTATTTCTCATTCCATTCGCTGTAATCTTCGGTGGACATATTGCATTAGAACATTTAATAGAAGTAACACTCGGTGATTATCTTACCTTTATTGTTCTTCTGTTTGGTCTGTTCTGTGTTGCCGGTAACATCAGTTTACAAGGTGATCTGACCGGTAACCCAAAAGTAAATGTTGTATTACTCCTCATCGGAACCCTGCTTTCGAGCTGGATTGGAACAACCGGAGCAAGTATGCTCATGATCCGCCCGATCATAAGAGCAAATAAATGGCGGCAGCGCAAAGTGCAGATTATGGTATTTTTCATTTTCCTTATTTCTAATATCGGCGGCTGTCTCACACCGGTAGGTGATCCGCCTCTTTTAATGGGATTTATGAACGGTGTTGGATTCTTCTGGAGTCTTAATCTGCTTCCTGTAATGCTCCTGAATGTTCTTATCCTGCTTACTCTGTTTTTCCTGATTGATACAAAAGCATACAAGAAGGATATCGCTGATGGTTTTAAACCAGAGATTCGTCCGGAAAGCGAGCGTGTTAAACTTCACTTAGATGGTGCTCACAACATTGCCTTTATGCTTATCATTGTTGCAGCAGTTATTTTAAGCGGTGTCCTTCCTACAACATTTCCTGTTTTCAGTGAAGGACTTACGATCATGGGAGTAACCTTATCCTATGCTTCCATTATCGAAATTATAATGATACTTGCTTCCGCCTATCTTTCTTTTAAAACAACAAAGAAAGAAATCCGAGACAGCAACCACTTTACCTGGGATGCCATCGAAGAAGTTGCCATTCTTTTCATCGGTATTTTTATCACCATGATCCCGGCACTTCTTATTCTGAAAGCACGAGGTGCTGATCTTGGACTGACACAGCCATGGCAGTTCTTCTGGATAACCGGAGCACTATCAAGCTTCCTTGATAACACGCCAACTTACCTGGTATTCTTTACTACCGCAGCTTCTCTTGGATTTACCTCCGGTGTACAAACGCTAACCAGTTTTATTCCGAAGGCGGTTCTGATGGCGATTTCCTGTGGTGCCGTATTTATGGGTGCCAATACCTATATCGGTAACGCTCCAAACTTTATGGTACGCTCTATTGCAGAAGAAAACGGTATCAAGATGCCATCCTTCTTTGGATATATGTTCTGGTCACTCAGTTGTCTGATTCCGGTATTTTTAATCGATATGCTGATTTTCTTCCTATAA
- a CDS encoding HD domain-containing protein: MNTEKQSENTNTFSEQTKRLEQQINFIREMDKEKFIGRQTYLSDGKRKENDAEHAWHLALMTFLLSEYANEPIDVLKTMVMVLFHDVVEIDAGDTYAYDEEGKKTQAQREQKAAKRLYGLLPEDQGAKLKAIWEEFEAKNTPESRFAHTMDNLQPVILNAATNGKAWKEHGVYLSQFMGRQKDTPKGSEVLWQYEWEKLVEPFLKNGTIKDDSLRE, encoded by the coding sequence ATGAATACAGAAAAACAATCGGAAAATACAAATACATTTTCAGAACAGACAAAACGATTAGAACAGCAGATCAACTTTATCCGCGAGATGGATAAAGAAAAGTTTATTGGCAGGCAGACTTATTTATCAGATGGAAAGAGGAAAGAGAATGATGCGGAACATGCATGGCATCTGGCATTAATGACGTTCCTTCTATCAGAATATGCCAATGAACCGATTGATGTATTAAAAACAATGGTCATGGTACTGTTTCATGATGTAGTTGAAATTGATGCCGGTGATACATATGCTTATGATGAAGAAGGAAAGAAGACTCAGGCTCAAAGAGAGCAGAAGGCAGCCAAAAGGCTGTATGGTCTTTTGCCGGAAGATCAGGGAGCAAAGTTAAAAGCAATCTGGGAAGAATTCGAGGCAAAGAATACACCGGAATCCAGATTTGCACATACGATGGATAACTTGCAGCCGGTCATACTAAATGCTGCGACAAACGGGAAAGCCTGGAAGGAACATGGAGTATATCTCAGCCAGTTTATGGGGCGTCAGAAAGATACACCAAAGGGTTCTGAGGTATTATGGCAGTACGAGTGGGAGAAGCTTGTAGAACCATTTTTGAAAAACGGTACGATAAAAGATGATTCTCTTCGGGAATAA